From a single Brassica rapa cultivar Chiifu-401-42 chromosome A01, CAAS_Brap_v3.01, whole genome shotgun sequence genomic region:
- the LOC103858033 gene encoding AP2-like ethylene-responsive transcription factor ANT, whose protein sequence is MKSFCDNDDSNTTNLLGFSLSSNMLKMGGGEALYSSSSSSVATSSVPPQLVVGDNSSNYGVCYGSNLAAREMYSQMSVMPLRSDGSLCLMEALNRSSHSNNHHHSQVSSPKMEDFFGTHHHNTSHKEAMDLSLDSLFYNTTHAPNNNTNFQEFFSFPQTRNHHEEETRNYENDPGLTHGGGSFNVGVYGEFQQSLSLSMSPGSQSSCITASHHHQNQTQNHQQISEALVETSAGFETTTMAAAAAKKKRGQEVVVGQKQIVHRKSIDTFGQRTSQYRGVTRHRWTGRYEAHLWDNSFKKEGHSRKGRQVYLGGYDMEEKAARAYDLAALKYWGPSTHTNFSVENYQKEIDDMKNMTRQEYVAHLRRKSSGFSRGASIYRGVTRHHQHGRWQARIGRVAGNKDLYLGTFGTQEEAAEAYDVAAIKFRGTNAVTNFDITRYDVDRIMASNTLLSGEMARRNSNSIVVRNISDEEAALTAVVNGGSNKEVGSPERVLSFPTIFALPQVGPKMFGANVVGNMSSWTTNPNADLKTVSLTLPQMPVFAAWADS, encoded by the exons atgaaGTCTTTCTGTGATAATGATGATAGTAATACGACTAATTTGCTAGGGTTCTCGTTGTCTTCAAATATGTTGAAAATGGGTGGTGGAGAAGCTCTTTACTCATCTTCGTCGTCTTCAGTTGCAACTTCTTCTGTTCCACCACAGCTTGTTGTTGGCGACAACAGTAGCAACTATGGAGTTTGCTACGGTTCTAACTTAGCAGCTAGGGAAATGTATTCTCAAATGTCTGTGATGCCCCTCAGATCTGACGGTTCTCTTTGCTTAATGGAAGCTCTCAACAGATCTTCTCACTCGAATAATCATCACCATAGTCAAG TTTCATCTCCAAAGATGGAAGATTTCTTTGGGACCCATCATCACAACACAAGTCACAAAGAAGCCATGGATCTTAGCTTAGATAGTTTATTCTACAATACCACTCATGCGCCAAACAACAACACCAACTTTCAAGAGTTCTTTAGCTTCCCTCAAACTAGAAACCACCATGAGGAAGAAACAAGAAACTACGAGAATGACCCTGGTTTGACACATGGAGGAGGGTCTTTTAATGTAGGGGTATATGGGGAATTTCAACAGTCACTGAGCTTGTCCATGAGCCCTGGGTCACAATCTAGCTGCATCACTGCCTCTCATCACCACCAAAACCAAACTCAAAACCACCAGCAGATCTCTGAAGCTTTGGTCGAGACAAGTGCTGGATTTGAGACAACAACAATGGCGGCTGctgctgcaaagaagaagagaggacaAGAAGTTGTCGTTGGACAGAAACAGATTGTTCATAGAAAATCTATTGATACTTTTGGACAACGAACTTCGCAATACCGAGGCGTTACAAG ACATAGATGGACTGGTAGGTATGAAGCTCATCTATGGGACAATAGTTTCAAGAAGGAAGGTCATAGCAGAAAAGGAAGACAAG TTTATCTGG GGGGTTATGATATGGAGGAGAAAGCTGCTCGAGCATATGATCTTGCTGCACTCAAGTACTGGGGTCCCTCTACTCACACTAATTTCTCT GTGGAGAATTATCAGAAAGAGATTGATGACATGAAGAACATGACTCGACAAGAATATGTTGCTCACTTGAGAAGAAAAAGCAGTGGTTTCTCTAGGGGTGCTTCCATCTATAGAGGAGTCACCAG ACATCACCAGCATGGAAGGTGGCAAGCTCGGATCGGTAGAGTCGCTGGAAACAAAGATCTCTACCTTGGAACTTTCG gaACTCAAGAAGAAGCGGCGGAAGCCTATGATGTAGCAGCTATCAAGTTCCGTGGCACAAACGCGGTGACTAACTTTGACATAACAAGGTACGATGTTGATCGCATAATGGCTAGTAACACTCTCTTGTCTGGAGAGATGGCTCGAAGGAACAGCAACAGCATCGTGGTCCGCAACATTAGCGACGAGGAAGCCGCTTTAACCGCTGTCGTGAACGGTGGTTCCAATAAGGAAGTGGGTAGCCCGGAGAGGGTTTTGAGTTTTCCGACGATATTTGCGTTGCCTCAAGTTGGTCCGAAGATGTTCGGAGCAAATGTGGTCGGAAATATGAGTTCTTGGACTACGAACCCTAATGCTGATCTCAAGACCGTTTCTCTTACTCTGCCGCAGATGCCGGTTTTCGCTGCGTGGGCTGATTCTTAA
- the LOC103858126 gene encoding growth-regulating factor 2: MDLGSVTGNVNGSPSLKELRESKQDRSGFDGEDCLQQSSKLARTIAEDKHLPSSYAAAYSRPMSFHQGIPLARSASLLSSDSRRQEHMLSFSDKPEAFDFSKYVGLDNNKNSLSPFLHQLPPPYCRTPGGGYGSGGMMMSMQGKGPFTLTQWAELEQQALIYKYITANVPVPSSLLISIQKSFYPYRSFPPSSFGWGTFHLGFAGGKMDPEPGRCRRTDGKKWRCSKDAVPDQKYCERHINRGRHRSRKPVEVQPGQTAASKAVASRNTASQSPNNRVQNVIYPSTVNLPPKEQRNNNNSSFGFGHVTSPSLLTSSYLDFSINQNKPEELKSDWTQLSMSIPVTSSSPSSTAQDKTALSPLRLDLPIQSQQETLEAARKVNTWIPISWGNSLGGPLGEVLNSTTSSPTLGSSPTGVLQKSTFCSLSNSSSVTSPVADNNRNNNVDYFHYTT; this comes from the exons ATGGATCTTGGGTCGGTAACTGGCAATGTTAACGGGTCACCAAGTCTAAAAGAGCTTAGAGAATCCAAACAAGACAGATCCGGATTCGACGGTGAGGATTGCTTGCAACAAAGCTCGAAGCTAGCTAGAACAATAGCAGAAGACAAACACTTGCCTTCCTCTTACGCAGCTGCTTATAGCAGACCAATGTCGTTTCATCAAGGCATTCCTCTTGCAAGATCTGcttctcttctctcctctgacTCTCGCCGGCAAGAACACATGCTTAGCTTCTCAGATAAACCAGAAGCTTTCGACTTCAGTAAATATGTCGGTTTGGATAACAACAAGAACTCTCTCTCGCCGTTTCTTCACCAGCTTCCACCTCCTTATTGTAGAACCCCAGGag GAGGATATGGTTCTGGTGGAATGATGATGAGCATGCAAGGGAAAGGACCTTTTACATTGACTCAATGGGCTGAGCTAGAGCAACAGGCCTTGATCTATAAGTATATCACAGCCAATGTCCCTGTTCCTTCTAGTTTGCTCATCTCTATCCAAAAGTCCTTTTACCCTTATAGATCATTTCCTCCCAGTTCCT TTGGATGGGGAACATTCCATCTAGGTTTCGCAGGAGGTAAAATGGATCCTGAGCCAGGGAGATGCCGTAGAACAGACGGTAAGAAATGGCGGTGCTCAAAAGACGCTGTTCCTGATCAGAAGTACTGTGAAAGACACATCAACAGAGGCCGTCACCGTTCAAGAAAGCCTGTGGAAGTCCAACCTGGCCAAACCGCTGCGTCCAAAGCGGTTGCATCGCGTAACACTGCATCTCAATCACCTAACAACAg AGTCCAGAATGTGATATATCCATCCACCGTCAACTTGCCACCCAAGGAAcagagaaacaacaacaacagctctTTTGGGTTTGGTCACGTAACCTCTCCTTCATTGCTCACATCGTCGTACCTAGACTTTAGCATCAATCAAAACAAGCCTGAAGAGCTGAAATCGGATTGGACGCAGCTTTCAATGTCAATTCCAGTAACATCATCGTCTCCTTCCTCCACCGCTCAAGACAAAACCGCCCTCTCGCCTCTCAGGCTAGACCTACCGATCCAAAGCCAGCAGGAGACGCTGGAGGCTGCGAGAAAGGTGAATACGTGGATACCAATCTCGTGGGGAAACTCATTAGGAGGTCCGTTAGGGGAAGTGCTTAACAGCACAACGAGTAGTCCCACGTTGGGATCTTCTCCTACAGGTGTTTTGCAAAAGTCCACGTTCTGCTCACTCTCTAACAGCAGCTCTGTAACCAGCCCCGTTGCGGACAACAACAGAAACAACAATGTTGACTACTTTCATTACACAACCTGA
- the LOC103858218 gene encoding light-inducible protein CPRF2, whose product MLSTVPAISFLEPGTVNHFSGFQTGFTPWEGDCFDLLSMNQFLIEPAVPSPCYGESDSGLVRTNSGFDDIKTGSDESCAGFIKPGFEDTVSSQGLLCTQGDKPDPDDPKQWTALANFEPGEKKHNRNKLIQPEMTDERKRKRMESNRESARRSRMRRQSHIDNLRNQVNQLDLENRELGNRLRLVIYHLQQVNTDNNRLVTEQEMLRLRFSELRRILILRQLQQQQQWELNNRRMIMYEQNPSTII is encoded by the coding sequence ATGTTGTCCACTGTACCGGCAATTTCCTTCCTGGAACCGGGTACGGTTAATCACTTTTCAGGTTTCCAAACCGGATTCACTCCTTGGGAGGGGGACTGCTTTGATCTCCTTTCCATGAACCAATTTTTGATTGAACCGGCCGTTCCCAGCCCTTGTTATGGTGAATCCGACTCTGGTCTCGTTAGAACTAATTCTGGTTTTGATGATATTAAAACCGGTTCTGACGAATCTTGTGCCGGTTTCATCAAACCCGGTTTTGAGGACACCGTCAGTTCACAGGGCCTACTGTGCACTCAAGGAGACAAACCGGACCCGGATGACCCGAAACAATGGACAGCCCTCGCGAATTTTGAACCGGGCGAGAAGAAGCATAACCGGAATAAGCTGATTCAACCGGAGATGACCGACGagaggaaaagaaagagaatGGAGTCAAACCGGGAATCAGCGAGACGGTCAAGAATGCGTAGACAGAGTCACATTGATAACTTAAGGAACCAAGTAAATCAGCTCGATCTGGAAAACCGTGAGCTCGGGAACCGGCTCCGGTTAGTTATATACCACCTTCAACAAGTGAACACGGACAATAACAGGCTCGTGACGGAACAAGAGATGCTCCGGTTAAGATTCTCGGAGTTGAGGCGGATTCTGATTCTCAGACaacttcaacaacaacaacagtgGGAACTCAATAACAGGAGAATGATCATGTATGAACAAAACCCATCTACGATCATATGA
- the LOC103858313 gene encoding heptahelical transmembrane protein 4 produces MGGEAEIKQRLQPNAKGKRLWQKVKYQLVEYHALPAYLRDNEYILGHYRSEWPIKQILLSIFTIHNETLNVWTHLIGFFLFLALTIYTATKVPSVVDLHSLQHRLPDVLRKTDLHKLHSDLMSRLPSSPSKWHVMELLYNCLPERFSHGNNTDMCVLHSVKEDLANMIAPLIFRPITRWPFYAFLGGAMFCLLASSTCHLLSCHSERVSYIMLRLDYAGIAALISTSFYPPVYYSFMCDPFFCNLYLGFITILGISTVLVSLLPVFQSPEFRVVRASLFFGMGFSGAAPILHKLIIFWDQPEALHTTGYEVLMGLLYGLGALVYATRIPERWMPGKFDIAGHSHQLFHVLVVAGAFTHYRAGLVYLKWRDIEGC; encoded by the exons ATGGGTGGCGAGGCAGAGATCAAGCAACGTTTACAACCCAATGCGAAAGGGAAGAGACTCTGGCAGAAGGTGAAGTACCAACTCGTGGAGTATCACGCATTGCCTGCTTACCTCAGAGACAACGAGTACATCCTCGGCCACTACCGTTCCGAGTGGCCCATCAAACAGATCCTCCTCAGCATCTTCACTATCCACAACGAGACCTTGAACGTCTGGAC GCACTTGATTGGGTTTTTCCTGTTTCTGGCGCTTACTATATACACAGCTACCAAAGTCCCCAGCGTTGTGGATCTTCACTCGCTTCAGCACCGTTTACCTGATGTCCTGAGGAAGACGGATCTTCACAAACTTCACTCTGATTTAATGTCTCGTCTTCCTTCTAGTCCTTCTAAGTGGCATGTCATGGAGCTGCTCTATAACTGTCTCCCTGAACGATTCTCTCATGGCAACAACACTGACATGTGTGTCCTg CATTCTGTGAAGGAAGATCTTGCAAACATGATAGCTCCTCTAATCTTCAGGCCAATCACTCGCTGGCCCTTTTATGCTTTCCTAGGGGGTGCTATGTTCTGTCTATTAGCAAGCAGCACCTGCCACCTCCTCTCCTGTCACTCAGAGCGTGTCTCTTACATAATGCTAAGGCTTGACTACGCTGGAATCGCAGCTCTGATCTCCACTTCCTTCTACCCACCTGTCTACTACTCCTTCATGTGTGATCCATTCTTCTGCAACCTCTACTTAGGATTCATAACAATCTTAGGCATCTCCACGGTGCTCGTCTCGCTCTTACCAGTCTTCCAAAGCCCTGAGTTTCGCGTTGTGAGGGCCTCTCTTTTCTTTGGAATGGGATTCTCTGGAGCTGCTCCGATACTTCACAAGCTGATCATCTTTTGGGACCAGCCTGAGGCGCTTCACACAACGGGTTATGAGGTTTTGATGGGGTTGCTTTATGGGTTGGGAGCTTTGGTTTATGCGACTAGGATTCCTGAGAGGTGGATGCCTGGTAAGTTTGATATAGCTGGACATAGTCATCAGTTGTTTCATGTTTTGGTGGTTGCTGGTGCGTTTACACATTATAGAGCTGGGCTTGTGTATCTCAAGTGGAGAGACATTGAAGGATGTTGA